One segment of Elusimicrobiota bacterium DNA contains the following:
- the ileS gene encoding isoleucine--tRNA ligase, giving the protein MSKPEGKSWSHTVHLPQTQFPMKGDLPKREPPTLAFWEEKKVFERMLEAAKDGSFVLHDGPPYANGHIHMGTALNKVLKDLVVKSQSMLGRRTPYVPGWDCHGLPIEHALLKEKKASKRDVKDLVAFRHEAQAFAERFIGVQRAEFKRLGVLGSWDAPYTTMSRSYEAGILRAFRRLYRDGYIFRGLKTVSWCVYCETALAEAEVEYKDKTSPSVYVALPMKGQSERFGKDASVLVWTTTPWTLPANLAVAFNPTMSYSLLRLKLPGVDAPRALLMADSRAEAVCKALHAEVVGKVGTWSGREVVDSGLVCETPFGHLAGFPTKESRTVLADYVSAEDGTGIVHTAPGHGLDDFHTGLKNKLPILCPVDGNGRFTAEAGPFQGLQIFKEGNPQVVERLLADGRLLAHESIAHSYPHCWRCKNPIAFRATEQWFLGVEKNGLRERLLKAIDEVQWVPAAGKERISAMVTNRPDWCISRQRLWGTPIPILHCAACGKLHDDEATLAAIEQRVAEAGSDFWFAEREAPVALPGTKEVPAGAQTWSFLPAKPCACGSTLFRRDADILDVWVDSGASWLSVLGEKAVPCDLYLEGSDQHRGWFQSSLVMAVACTGKAPYKAVLTHGFLLDEKGHAMHKSAGNTVSPQEVIDKLGADVLRLWVALADFTDDVRISSKLLEGPTESYRKLRNTFRFLLGSVCDFDPLKDAVPFAKLPELERAMLARLSALEDGVRRDCAEYAFRRSAIALQDFCNLDLSAFYLDVRKDALYTLGTDDPVRRGAQTVMWECLTRLLRLASPILSFTCEEGWQELRRLLAEKGSAWPAAESVFLQPLPPCPKEWADEQLQLRWADLLRVREAALKVLERMRGAKAIGSSLQARVVVSAGGDAYEFLRTLSPEAWAELLIVSDVELKRLTDAAETEAAVKTGEASSESAVLSVAPAEAVQVHAERSAGTKCPRCWRYRSDLGLSSEDPALCARCVQQLSKR; this is encoded by the coding sequence ATGAGCAAACCCGAAGGCAAGAGCTGGTCGCACACCGTCCACCTCCCGCAGACGCAGTTCCCCATGAAGGGGGACCTCCCCAAGCGCGAGCCGCCGACGCTCGCGTTCTGGGAGGAGAAGAAGGTCTTCGAGCGCATGCTGGAGGCCGCGAAGGACGGCTCCTTCGTGCTCCACGACGGTCCGCCCTACGCCAACGGCCACATCCACATGGGGACCGCCCTCAACAAGGTCCTCAAGGACCTCGTCGTGAAGTCCCAGTCCATGCTCGGCCGCCGCACGCCCTACGTGCCCGGCTGGGACTGCCACGGCCTGCCCATCGAGCACGCCCTCCTCAAGGAGAAGAAGGCGAGCAAGCGCGACGTCAAGGACCTCGTCGCCTTCCGGCACGAGGCCCAGGCCTTCGCCGAACGCTTCATCGGCGTCCAGCGCGCGGAGTTCAAGCGCCTCGGCGTGCTCGGCTCCTGGGACGCGCCTTACACGACGATGTCGCGCTCCTACGAGGCCGGCATCCTGCGCGCCTTCCGTCGTCTCTACCGCGACGGCTACATCTTCCGGGGCCTGAAGACCGTCTCCTGGTGCGTCTACTGCGAGACCGCCTTGGCCGAGGCCGAGGTCGAGTACAAGGACAAGACCTCCCCGTCGGTGTATGTCGCTCTGCCCATGAAGGGGCAGAGCGAGCGGTTCGGGAAGGACGCCTCGGTCCTCGTCTGGACGACGACCCCGTGGACGCTGCCCGCCAACCTCGCGGTGGCCTTCAACCCGACGATGTCGTACTCGCTCCTGCGCCTCAAGCTCCCGGGCGTCGACGCGCCCCGCGCCCTCCTCATGGCCGACTCCCGCGCCGAGGCCGTCTGCAAGGCCCTCCACGCGGAGGTCGTCGGCAAGGTCGGGACCTGGTCGGGCCGCGAGGTCGTCGACTCCGGGCTCGTCTGCGAGACGCCCTTCGGGCACCTCGCGGGCTTCCCGACCAAGGAGTCCCGCACGGTCCTCGCCGACTACGTGAGCGCGGAGGACGGCACGGGCATCGTGCACACCGCGCCCGGACACGGGCTCGACGACTTCCACACCGGGCTCAAGAACAAGCTCCCCATCCTCTGCCCCGTCGACGGCAACGGCCGCTTCACGGCCGAGGCCGGGCCGTTCCAGGGCCTGCAGATCTTCAAGGAGGGGAACCCGCAGGTCGTCGAGCGCCTGCTCGCCGACGGCCGGCTCCTCGCCCATGAGAGCATCGCGCACAGCTACCCGCACTGCTGGCGCTGCAAGAACCCCATCGCCTTCCGCGCCACCGAGCAGTGGTTCCTCGGAGTGGAGAAGAACGGCCTGCGCGAGCGCCTCCTCAAGGCGATCGACGAGGTCCAGTGGGTCCCCGCCGCCGGCAAGGAGCGCATCTCCGCGATGGTCACGAACCGTCCCGACTGGTGCATCTCGCGCCAGCGGCTGTGGGGCACGCCCATCCCCATCCTGCACTGCGCCGCCTGCGGCAAGCTCCACGACGACGAGGCGACCCTCGCCGCGATCGAGCAGCGCGTCGCCGAGGCCGGCTCCGACTTCTGGTTCGCGGAGCGCGAGGCCCCCGTGGCCCTGCCCGGGACGAAGGAGGTCCCCGCGGGCGCCCAGACCTGGAGCTTCCTGCCGGCGAAGCCCTGCGCCTGCGGCTCGACGCTCTTCCGCCGCGACGCCGACATCCTCGACGTCTGGGTGGACTCGGGCGCCTCCTGGCTGAGCGTGCTCGGCGAGAAGGCCGTCCCCTGCGACCTCTACCTCGAGGGCTCCGACCAGCACCGCGGCTGGTTCCAGAGCTCCCTGGTGATGGCCGTGGCCTGCACAGGGAAAGCGCCGTATAAGGCGGTGCTCACCCACGGCTTCCTCCTCGACGAGAAGGGTCATGCGATGCACAAGTCGGCCGGCAACACCGTGAGCCCGCAGGAGGTCATCGACAAGCTCGGCGCCGACGTCCTGCGTCTGTGGGTCGCGCTCGCCGACTTCACCGACGACGTCCGCATCTCGAGCAAGCTCCTCGAGGGGCCGACCGAGTCCTACCGGAAGCTCCGCAACACCTTCCGTTTCCTGCTCGGCAGCGTCTGCGACTTCGACCCGCTGAAGGACGCCGTTCCCTTCGCGAAGCTCCCCGAGCTCGAGCGCGCCATGCTCGCGCGGCTCTCGGCGCTCGAGGACGGGGTCCGCCGCGACTGCGCGGAGTACGCCTTCCGGCGCAGCGCCATCGCGCTGCAGGACTTCTGCAACCTCGACCTCTCGGCCTTCTACCTCGACGTCCGCAAGGACGCGCTCTACACCCTCGGGACCGACGACCCGGTCCGGCGCGGGGCGCAGACGGTCATGTGGGAGTGCCTCACGCGCCTGCTGCGTCTGGCCTCCCCGATCCTCTCGTTCACCTGCGAGGAGGGCTGGCAGGAGCTGCGCCGCCTCCTCGCCGAGAAGGGCTCGGCCTGGCCCGCGGCCGAGAGCGTCTTCCTCCAGCCGCTGCCTCCGTGCCCGAAGGAGTGGGCCGACGAGCAGCTCCAGCTGCGCTGGGCGGACCTCCTGCGCGTGCGCGAGGCCGCGCTCAAGGTCCTCGAGCGCATGCGCGGGGCCAAGGCCATCGGCTCCTCGCTGCAGGCGCGGGTCGTCGTCTCCGCCGGCGGAGACGCCTACGAGTTCCTGCGCACCCTGAGCCCCGAGGCCTGGGCCGAGCTCCTCATCGTCTCCGACGTCGAGCTCAAGCGCCTCACCGACGCCGCCGAGACCGAGGCGGCGGTCAAGACGGGCGAGGCGAGCAGCGAGAGCGCCGTGCTCTCCGTCGCTCCGGCCGAGGCCGTGCAGGTTCACGCCGAGCGCTCCGCGGGCACGAAGTGCCCTCGTTGCTGGCGCTACCGCAGCGACCTCGGACTCTCCAGCGAGGACCCCGCCCTGTGCGCACGCTGCGTCCAGCAGCTCTCGAAGCGCTGA
- a CDS encoding YtxH domain-containing protein — MSENNNSGECIFAFMLGGVVGAALGVLFAPASGAETRRRIGRMAEEGREKVREVYEKERELLHSKKEQVGAAFEAAQKAYRETGGSAA, encoded by the coding sequence ATGTCTGAGAACAACAATTCCGGTGAGTGCATCTTCGCGTTCATGCTCGGCGGCGTCGTCGGCGCCGCGCTCGGAGTCCTCTTCGCCCCCGCCTCGGGCGCGGAGACCCGCCGCCGCATCGGCAGGATGGCCGAGGAAGGCCGCGAGAAGGTCCGCGAGGTCTACGAGAAGGAGCGCGAGCTGCTCCACTCGAAGAAGGAGCAGGTCGGCGCGGCGTTCGAGGCGGCCCAGAAGGCCTACCGCGAGACCGGCGGCAGCGCGGCGTGA
- a CDS encoding cyclic nucleotide-binding domain-containing protein — MKPFDKLQAFFIDKQFVRKRDFLRSLSLFKGLSPRELGHLLQMFHARTYHEGEVLFLEGDIGRALFIVETGKVELTRGTHVVAELGPGSFFGEMALLEQLPRSACAKAKERSTLLLLYRSKLDDILQQHPAIGVSIMTHLARLLSARLRKATHGETATVGEAERPAA, encoded by the coding sequence GTGAAGCCGTTCGACAAGCTGCAGGCCTTCTTCATCGACAAGCAGTTCGTCCGCAAGCGCGACTTCCTCCGCTCCCTGTCCCTCTTCAAGGGACTCTCCCCGCGCGAGCTCGGGCACCTGCTGCAGATGTTCCACGCGCGGACCTACCACGAGGGAGAGGTCCTCTTCCTCGAAGGCGACATCGGGCGCGCGCTCTTCATCGTCGAGACGGGGAAGGTCGAGCTCACGCGCGGGACGCACGTCGTCGCCGAGCTGGGCCCGGGCTCCTTCTTCGGGGAGATGGCGCTGCTCGAACAGCTGCCGCGTTCGGCCTGCGCGAAGGCGAAGGAGCGCTCGACGCTCCTGCTCCTCTACCGCTCGAAGCTCGACGACATCCTGCAGCAGCACCCGGCCATCGGCGTCAGCATCATGACCCACCTCGCGCGTCTGCTCTCGGCGCGTCTGCGCAAGGCCACCCACGGGGAGACCGCGACGGTCGGCGAAGCGGAACGGCCGGCCGCCTGA
- a CDS encoding AI-2E family transporter, whose protein sequence is MGTAARRQLPSLSWPALFAGAAFLYFLYHIHAVLIPFLLSFALAYLVNPLIHEFESRGYRREHVVLGLYLVIASAIALGANFLLPAMTSELALLQGRAQLYFTGIETIFGSLQKELAHRLPFGNVLVERLSLKMYNPLMEQLPKLPSYILGLFPLLSLIFLVPFITFFMLMDSDALMDKAVQICPGRHVEQVLHIFSEIDTSLGNYLRGILITASVIGLASYVGLWILGIDYALGVATLSGVSSFIPYLGAIIGALVGGLVAFFQFHDVIAPLKVVALFGGIRLADEALLQPLISRHSMHLHPLVFLLALMIGGKVFGFIGLLFGVPAACVLKALIGVAWDYYSSQTQSPRLTLDGLDVPYI, encoded by the coding sequence ATGGGAACCGCCGCCCGCCGCCAGCTCCCGAGCCTCTCCTGGCCGGCGCTCTTCGCCGGGGCGGCGTTCCTGTATTTCCTGTACCACATCCACGCGGTGCTCATCCCGTTCCTGCTGAGCTTCGCCCTCGCCTACCTCGTCAACCCGCTCATCCACGAGTTCGAGAGCCGCGGCTACCGCCGCGAACACGTCGTGCTCGGCCTCTACCTCGTCATCGCCTCGGCCATCGCCCTCGGAGCCAACTTCCTGCTGCCGGCGATGACCTCGGAGCTGGCGCTCCTGCAGGGACGCGCGCAGCTCTACTTCACGGGCATCGAGACGATCTTCGGATCCCTGCAGAAGGAGCTCGCCCACCGACTCCCCTTCGGCAACGTGCTCGTCGAGCGCCTCAGCTTGAAGATGTACAACCCGCTCATGGAGCAGCTGCCCAAGCTCCCCTCCTACATCCTCGGGCTCTTCCCGCTGCTCTCGCTCATCTTCCTGGTCCCGTTCATCACTTTCTTCATGCTCATGGACTCCGACGCCCTGATGGACAAGGCCGTGCAGATCTGCCCGGGCCGCCACGTCGAGCAGGTCCTGCACATCTTCAGCGAGATCGACACCTCCTTGGGGAACTACCTGCGCGGCATACTCATCACCGCGAGCGTCATCGGCCTGGCCTCGTACGTCGGGCTCTGGATCCTCGGGATCGACTACGCGCTCGGCGTGGCCACCCTGTCCGGAGTGTCGAGCTTCATCCCCTATCTCGGCGCCATCATCGGCGCTCTCGTGGGCGGACTCGTCGCCTTCTTCCAGTTCCACGACGTCATCGCCCCCCTCAAGGTCGTCGCGCTCTTCGGCGGCATCCGCCTCGCCGACGAGGCGCTGCTCCAGCCCCTCATCTCCCGCCACTCCATGCATCTGCACCCGCTGGTCTTCCTGCTGGCCCTCATGATCGGCGGGAAGGTGTTCGGCTTCATCGGCCTGCTCTTCGGCGTCCCCGCCGCCTGCGTCCTCAAGGCGCTCATCGGTGTGGCGTGGGACTACTACTCCAGCCAGACGCAGTCCCCCCGCCTCACCCTCGACGGCCTCGACGTCCCCTACATCTAA
- a CDS encoding response regulator, protein MAPKTVLVVDDDQVLVSMLKDGLETRGYRVVTAYDGLQGILQAHQSRPDAILLDFQMPAGGGPGTYERLREAQDTRETPIIFLTAVTAQQVREKVKSSPRTYFLKKPVSLEQLLSVLEQILQAAPASAPAPTPAPPPAPAAAAPSPAPAPARAPARAPAPTLRSAGGGWQTQDFTLSAADCDPSGVLALQGLSRIMQESRKSLLSKAGVLLDVLEGMRGLRCPLYALDLKLRGSARAGERVAVRTRLIQVFPASLAFEHEVRGGPGSTVLVAHSFARQALLDAKGKPERWPKDLEVLLRPFVVG, encoded by the coding sequence ATGGCTCCAAAGACGGTGCTGGTCGTCGACGACGACCAGGTGCTCGTCTCCATGCTCAAGGACGGGCTCGAGACCCGCGGCTACCGCGTCGTCACCGCCTATGACGGACTCCAGGGGATCCTCCAGGCCCATCAAAGCCGCCCCGACGCCATCCTCCTCGACTTCCAGATGCCGGCCGGCGGCGGGCCCGGAACCTACGAGCGCCTGCGCGAGGCGCAGGACACCCGCGAGACGCCCATCATCTTCCTGACCGCCGTCACCGCCCAGCAGGTCCGCGAGAAGGTGAAGTCTTCTCCCCGGACCTATTTCCTCAAGAAGCCGGTCTCTCTCGAGCAGCTGCTCTCCGTGCTCGAGCAGATCCTGCAGGCGGCGCCGGCCTCCGCGCCGGCCCCGACGCCGGCACCGCCTCCGGCGCCGGCCGCCGCCGCGCCTTCTCCGGCCCCGGCGCCCGCCCGGGCTCCCGCCCGCGCCCCGGCGCCGACGCTGCGCTCGGCGGGCGGGGGCTGGCAGACCCAGGACTTCACGCTGAGCGCGGCGGACTGCGACCCTTCGGGGGTCCTCGCCCTCCAGGGACTCTCCCGGATCATGCAGGAGAGCCGAAAGAGCCTCCTCTCCAAGGCGGGCGTCCTGCTCGACGTGCTCGAGGGCATGCGCGGTCTGCGCTGCCCGCTCTACGCGCTGGACCTCAAGCTCCGCGGCTCCGCCCGCGCGGGCGAGCGGGTCGCCGTGCGCACCCGCCTCATCCAGGTCTTTCCCGCGAGCCTCGCCTTCGAGCATGAGGTCCGCGGAGGTCCCGGCTCCACCGTGCTCGTCGCGCATTCCTTCGCGCGCCAGGCGCTCCTCGACGCCAAGGGGAAGCCCGAGCGCTGGCCGAAGGACCTCGAAGTCCTCCTCCGTCCTTTCGTCGTCGGCTAG
- a CDS encoding response regulator produces MKKILVVDDNTAFTELVEMVFSGEYEVLKAPDGQEGLRMAQTTHPDVILLDVMMPKVSGLEMLRQLQADPETRAIPIIVLTASHFDPSTQGMFKEEPNVLSFLRKPCGIEMMRSQIQLALQRREQNNP; encoded by the coding sequence ATGAAGAAGATCCTGGTCGTCGACGACAACACCGCTTTCACCGAGCTGGTCGAGATGGTCTTCAGCGGCGAGTACGAGGTCCTGAAGGCCCCCGACGGCCAGGAAGGGCTGCGCATGGCCCAGACGACGCATCCCGACGTCATCCTCCTCGACGTCATGATGCCCAAGGTCTCCGGCCTCGAGATGCTGCGACAGCTCCAGGCGGACCCCGAGACGCGCGCCATCCCCATCATCGTGCTGACCGCCAGCCACTTCGACCCCTCGACGCAGGGGATGTTCAAGGAGGAGCCCAACGTGCTCTCCTTCCTGCGCAAGCCCTGCGGGATCGAGATGATGCGCAGCCAGATCCAGCTCGCGCTGCAAAGGCGCGAGCAGAACAACCCCTGA
- a CDS encoding thermonuclease family protein, whose amino-acid sequence MLHRLLLAGLFLCVPLGVRAHPGGVDAEGCHRESATGQRHCHPERAKGAAAKPAPSAAAAKEESFRGKVVAVLDGDTIEVMNEGRAVRIRLAGVDCPEKSQPFGKQAKLFTSELAFGQVVNVLTHDVDRYGRTVAEILLHDGRSLNRELVKAGLAWWYWRYSKDEGLKALEAEARAAKRGVWAQPDPIAPWMFRKTKGAV is encoded by the coding sequence ATGCTCCATCGACTGCTGCTGGCCGGTCTTTTCCTCTGCGTTCCCCTGGGGGTGCGGGCTCACCCGGGCGGCGTCGACGCCGAGGGCTGTCACCGCGAGAGCGCTACGGGACAGCGGCACTGCCATCCCGAGCGTGCGAAGGGCGCGGCGGCGAAGCCCGCTCCCTCGGCCGCGGCGGCCAAAGAAGAATCGTTCCGCGGCAAGGTCGTCGCGGTGCTCGACGGGGACACGATCGAGGTCATGAACGAGGGCCGCGCCGTGCGCATCCGCCTGGCGGGGGTCGACTGCCCCGAGAAGTCCCAGCCCTTCGGGAAGCAGGCCAAGCTCTTCACCTCCGAGCTGGCTTTCGGACAGGTCGTCAACGTGCTCACCCACGACGTGGACCGCTACGGCCGCACCGTCGCGGAGATCCTCCTGCACGACGGCCGCTCCCTCAATCGGGAGCTCGTGAAGGCCGGGCTCGCCTGGTGGTACTGGCGCTATTCGAAGGACGAGGGGCTCAAAGCGCTCGAGGCCGAGGCCCGGGCCGCGAAGCGGGGCGTCTGGGCTCAGCCGGATCCCATCGCCCCGTGGATGTTCCGGAAGACGAAAGGAGCCGTTTGA
- a CDS encoding divergent polysaccharide deacetylase family protein codes for MKAINILFSLILPLSTPTQAAQPPASSAAKPKIAVVLDDFGLNYKKTPPDAEWEALPFPLTFAVMPRSPKTREAARSIKASDKELIIHFPFDPFLKLELPKDAVSEKDAAVVEALLAESFRDIPGPAGINTHRSLKATQNRPLMARFMKGYKAKGLYFLDSGVSPKTVAYAEARAAGIPAVRNDLFLEPTAHPGVEQCRKVLLMAERLARKRGHATVIGHHYHRSTLDCLKGAVPELQKQGIEFVFASQLATPVPAGGK; via the coding sequence ATGAAGGCGATTAACATCCTCTTCTCGCTCATCCTGCCCCTCAGCACGCCGACGCAGGCGGCGCAGCCGCCTGCGAGCTCCGCCGCGAAGCCGAAGATCGCGGTCGTCCTCGACGACTTCGGCCTGAACTACAAGAAGACTCCGCCGGACGCCGAGTGGGAGGCCCTGCCCTTCCCGCTCACCTTCGCGGTGATGCCCCGCTCGCCCAAGACCCGCGAGGCCGCCCGGAGCATCAAGGCCTCGGACAAGGAGCTCATCATCCACTTCCCGTTCGACCCCTTCCTCAAGCTCGAGCTCCCCAAGGACGCGGTCTCCGAGAAGGACGCCGCCGTCGTCGAAGCCCTCCTCGCGGAGAGCTTCCGGGACATCCCCGGGCCGGCCGGGATCAACACCCACCGTTCGCTCAAAGCGACGCAGAACCGGCCGCTCATGGCCCGGTTCATGAAGGGCTACAAGGCGAAGGGGCTCTACTTCCTCGACAGCGGCGTCTCGCCCAAGACCGTGGCGTACGCGGAGGCCCGCGCGGCCGGCATCCCGGCGGTCCGCAACGATCTCTTCCTCGAACCCACCGCGCACCCCGGCGTGGAGCAGTGCCGGAAGGTTCTCCTCATGGCCGAGCGGCTCGCCCGCAAGCGGGGGCACGCGACGGTCATCGGGCACCACTACCACCGCAGCACCCTGGACTGCCTGAAGGGCGCCGTCCCGGAGCTGCAGAAGCAGGGCATCGAGTTCGTCTTCGCCTCTCAGCTCGCGACGCCGGTCCCGGCGGGGGGCAAGTGA
- a CDS encoding ABC transporter ATP-binding protein has translation MIELRDLTKRFGDLSAVDGVTLSVAPGEIFGFLGPNGAGKTTTVKMLSGLLRPSAGSASICGFDIVERTLEAKRVLGIVPDEPFVYPKLTGAEFLRLSGDLHAVPLATQRRRIPELLEMFELSSWGGELLESYSHGMRQKLVLSSVLLHEPKALLLDEPLVGLDPKSARMAKEILRTLASRGCAIFMCTHVLEIAEAICDRIGIMMNGRLDAVGTMSELRAKAGAGSEGARLEDLFLRLTGAQEYAQLLKNL, from the coding sequence TTGATCGAGCTCCGCGACCTCACCAAGCGCTTCGGCGACCTCTCCGCCGTCGACGGCGTCACCCTCTCCGTGGCGCCGGGGGAGATCTTCGGCTTCCTCGGCCCCAACGGGGCCGGCAAGACCACCACCGTGAAGATGCTCTCCGGGCTCCTGCGACCGAGCGCGGGCTCGGCGTCCATCTGCGGCTTCGACATCGTCGAGAGGACCCTCGAGGCCAAGCGCGTGCTCGGCATCGTCCCCGACGAGCCCTTCGTCTACCCCAAGCTCACCGGCGCCGAGTTCCTGCGGCTGAGCGGCGACCTCCACGCGGTCCCTCTCGCGACCCAGCGCCGGCGCATCCCCGAACTCCTCGAGATGTTCGAGCTCTCCTCCTGGGGCGGGGAGCTCCTCGAGTCCTATTCCCACGGCATGCGCCAGAAGCTCGTCCTCTCCTCGGTGCTCCTCCACGAGCCGAAGGCCCTGCTCCTCGACGAGCCCCTCGTCGGTCTCGACCCCAAGAGCGCGCGCATGGCCAAGGAGATCCTGCGCACGCTCGCTTCCCGCGGCTGCGCGATCTTCATGTGCACCCACGTCCTCGAGATCGCCGAGGCCATCTGCGACCGCATCGGCATCATGATGAACGGCCGCCTCGACGCCGTCGGCACGATGTCCGAGCTGCGCGCGAAGGCGGGCGCGGGCTCCGAGGGCGCGCGTCTCGAGGACCTGTTCCTGCGCCTGACCGGCGCGCAGGAGTACGCGCAGCTGCTCAAGAACCTTTGA
- a CDS encoding PfkB family carbohydrate kinase: protein MTGPRASIVVVGSVALDSVQTPSGESREALGGSAVYFSLAARHFADVRMVGVVGEDFPAEHRAMLTGQGIDVRGLQAVPGRTFRWVGRFGRNLNCAKTLDTQLNVFESFKPDLSEEQRASQAVFLANIDPDLQHEVLAQMRQPRLVACDTMNFWITKKRAALRKLLKRVNVFFVNEEEARKLTRQANNVRAARVLAGWGPSVVVVKMGEHGALLLAAGRVYPFPAFPLDTVKDPTGAGDSFAGAFLGHLVSSGAHFDDVAALKRSIIYGTVMASFNVSDFSTKRLEALDRPSLDERFREYAGLFAIEGAPATR, encoded by the coding sequence GTGACCGGTCCCCGCGCGTCCATCGTCGTCGTCGGTTCCGTCGCGCTCGACAGCGTCCAGACCCCCTCCGGCGAGAGCCGCGAGGCCCTGGGCGGCTCCGCCGTCTACTTCTCGCTGGCCGCCCGCCACTTCGCCGACGTGCGCATGGTCGGCGTCGTCGGGGAGGACTTCCCGGCCGAGCATCGCGCGATGCTCACCGGGCAGGGCATCGACGTCCGCGGCCTGCAGGCCGTCCCGGGCCGGACCTTCCGGTGGGTCGGCCGCTTCGGACGCAACCTCAACTGCGCGAAGACCCTCGACACGCAGCTCAACGTCTTCGAGTCCTTCAAGCCCGACCTGAGCGAGGAGCAGCGCGCCTCTCAGGCGGTGTTCCTCGCGAACATCGACCCGGACCTCCAGCACGAGGTCCTCGCGCAGATGCGCCAGCCGCGGCTGGTGGCCTGCGACACGATGAACTTCTGGATCACGAAGAAGCGGGCCGCGCTGCGCAAGCTCCTCAAGCGCGTGAACGTCTTCTTCGTCAACGAAGAAGAGGCGCGCAAGCTCACGCGCCAGGCCAACAACGTCCGCGCGGCGCGGGTCCTCGCGGGCTGGGGACCCTCGGTCGTCGTCGTGAAGATGGGCGAGCACGGAGCCCTGCTGCTGGCGGCCGGGCGCGTCTACCCCTTCCCCGCCTTCCCGCTCGACACCGTCAAGGATCCGACGGGCGCCGGCGACTCCTTCGCCGGGGCCTTCCTGGGGCACCTCGTCTCCTCGGGGGCGCACTTCGACGATGTCGCGGCCCTCAAGCGCTCCATCATCTACGGGACGGTGATGGCCTCCTTCAACGTCTCGGACTTCAGCACCAAGCGGCTCGAGGCTCTCGACCGGCCCTCGCTCGACGAGCGTTTCCGCGAGTACGCGGGCCTCTTCGCCATCGAGGGAGCCCCGGCTACTCGTTGA
- a CDS encoding SurA N-terminal domain-containing protein, which translates to MIGLLRRYRQPLFIAVTAVFLIGIFVGLGGYFFSGADLSDTVAVVGDAKIPYSKFRNRVNQYLEMMREQRKVEVTQAMETEVKQGMLRDMIVDELLAGEAEKMGLRVSDMELSLSIQNTPAFQREGRFDQDLYFQAVRFSFKTSPEQFERDQRRAMLSAKLKSILARSAKVSPEEIDSEWAVASKAKGAPKTKEDFAGQLRQKRALDTINSFLRGLAASTEIRTYLDQREQGV; encoded by the coding sequence ATGATCGGCCTCCTGCGACGCTACCGCCAGCCGCTCTTCATCGCCGTCACCGCGGTCTTCCTCATCGGCATCTTCGTCGGCCTCGGGGGCTACTTCTTCTCCGGCGCCGACCTCAGCGACACCGTCGCCGTCGTCGGCGACGCCAAGATCCCCTACTCCAAGTTCCGCAACCGGGTCAACCAGTACCTCGAGATGATGCGCGAGCAGCGCAAGGTCGAGGTCACGCAGGCCATGGAGACCGAGGTGAAGCAGGGGATGCTGCGCGACATGATCGTCGACGAGCTCCTCGCCGGCGAGGCCGAGAAGATGGGGCTGCGCGTCAGCGACATGGAGCTCTCCCTGAGCATCCAGAACACCCCCGCCTTCCAGCGCGAGGGGCGCTTCGACCAGGACCTCTATTTCCAGGCCGTGCGCTTCTCCTTCAAGACCTCCCCCGAGCAGTTCGAGCGGGACCAGCGCCGCGCGATGCTGAGCGCGAAGCTCAAGTCGATCCTCGCGCGCAGCGCGAAGGTCTCCCCCGAGGAGATCGACTCGGAGTGGGCCGTCGCGAGCAAGGCCAAGGGCGCGCCCAAGACGAAGGAGGATTTCGCGGGCCAGCTGCGCCAGAAGCGCGCGCTCGACACGATCAACTCCTTCCTCCGCGGGCTCGCCGCCTCGACGGAGATCCGCACGTACCTCGACCAGCGCGAACAAGGGGTCTGA
- a CDS encoding polymer-forming cytoskeletal protein: MAETSDVVTVVGPEAYFQGVITVRGSLRIEGEVEGDIHEAATVVVGRRGKVRGDVTAESVVVAGSLNGDITASVQIELKTGGRILGDIRSPKLVIEEGAHFEGHCTMGDAAKADAPAHRRVEKAEKTEKQALPS, from the coding sequence ATGGCTGAGACCAGCGACGTCGTCACCGTCGTCGGCCCGGAAGCGTATTTCCAGGGCGTCATCACCGTCCGAGGCTCGCTGCGCATCGAAGGCGAGGTCGAGGGCGACATCCACGAGGCCGCGACCGTCGTCGTCGGCCGCCGCGGCAAGGTCCGCGGCGACGTCACCGCGGAGAGCGTCGTCGTCGCGGGCTCGCTGAACGGAGACATCACGGCTTCCGTCCAGATCGAGCTCAAGACGGGCGGCCGCATCCTCGGCGACATCCGCTCCCCGAAGCTCGTCATCGAGGAGGGGGCCCACTTCGAGGGGCACTGCACGATGGGCGACGCCGCGAAGGCCGACGCCCCCGCGCACCGCCGCGTCGAGAAGGCCGAGAAGACCGAGAAGCAGGCGCTGCCCTCATGA